One segment of Haloplanus natans DSM 17983 DNA contains the following:
- a CDS encoding FAD-binding and (Fe-S)-binding domain-containing protein, translating into MATTGDADIDPASAGDYDYRSDGVDRPGMVDDLNGLIAGDVRFDDYSRQLYATDASAYEMTPIGVVFPTSTADVAAVVEYCAERGIPVLPRGGGTSLAGQTVNEAVVLDFSRTMTDVLEMDPDARRARAQPGVKLGDLNAELAPHGLKFAPDPAWGDKSVLGGAIGNNSTGAHSLKYGKTDAYVEEVEAVLADGTVTTFGEVTLDELRAGADPDGSLEERFYAETLRIVDEEADEVREKYPDLKRNVSGYNLDVLIDEAESGSVNLARLLAGSEGTLAIITAATVSLEPLPETKAIGLLTYDDLLDAMEDVAPILEHDPAAVEVMDDVLLDLARETAEFQDVVGMLPEGTDSVLLVEFYADSDDEGRRKVADLIADRVPGGESDADPSAGAADLTADSRRARAAMEAHDAETREKFWKMRKSGLPILLSRTSDAKHIAFIEDTAIPAENLPAYVADFQEILDDHDTFASYYAHAGPGVLHIRPLVNTKTVDGIETMESIADAATDLVVKYDGSVSGEHGDGRARTQWNRKLYGDHLWQVFRDLKTAVDPDWLLNPGNICGDADMTEHLRFDADYEFDAGFDPALEWDNENGLQGMVELCHGCGGCRGPQETTGGVMCPTYRASQEEITATRGRANLLRQAMSGNLDDEATDVEFMHEVLDLCIGCKGCSKDCPSEVDLAKLKAEVTHEHHQRHGSSLRDELFANIDALNALGSKLAPLSNWAAKVPGARLLMEKTVGIARDRSLPTFHRESLVDWFDARGGARVGEDEADHRVLLFPDTYTTYNAPEAGKAAVRVLEAANVHVEIPEAVTGSGRPPFSKGFLDLAREQAATNVDALAPRVRNGWDVVVVEPSDAVMFQSDYLDLLSGPDVETVAANSYGIMEYVDAHRLDEALDVDAPDETLTYHGHCHQKSTRKDHHAVGVLRRAGYGVDPLDSGCCGMAGSFGYEAEHFSMSTAIGSILFDQIDASSGDRVVAPGASCRTQLGDHYDEKPPTPVEALDRARR; encoded by the coding sequence ATGGCAACGACAGGCGACGCCGACATCGATCCCGCGTCGGCGGGCGATTACGACTATCGAAGCGACGGCGTCGACCGACCGGGAATGGTCGACGACCTGAACGGGCTGATCGCCGGCGACGTTCGATTCGACGACTACTCCCGACAGCTCTACGCCACCGACGCCAGCGCCTACGAGATGACGCCCATCGGCGTCGTCTTCCCCACCTCGACGGCCGACGTGGCCGCAGTGGTCGAGTACTGCGCCGAGCGGGGGATTCCCGTCCTCCCGCGGGGCGGCGGCACCAGCCTCGCCGGCCAGACCGTCAACGAAGCGGTCGTCCTCGACTTCTCGCGGACGATGACGGACGTACTGGAGATGGACCCCGACGCCCGGCGCGCCCGCGCCCAACCCGGCGTGAAACTCGGCGACCTCAACGCCGAACTCGCCCCCCACGGGCTGAAGTTCGCACCCGACCCCGCGTGGGGCGACAAGAGCGTCCTCGGCGGCGCCATCGGCAACAACTCCACCGGCGCCCACTCGCTGAAATACGGGAAGACCGACGCCTACGTCGAGGAAGTCGAGGCCGTCCTCGCGGACGGCACAGTGACGACGTTCGGCGAGGTGACACTCGACGAACTGCGCGCGGGCGCCGACCCCGACGGGTCGCTCGAAGAACGGTTCTACGCCGAAACCCTCCGCATCGTCGACGAGGAGGCCGACGAGGTGCGCGAGAAGTATCCGGACCTGAAACGCAACGTCTCCGGCTACAACCTCGACGTGCTGATCGACGAGGCCGAGTCGGGGTCGGTCAACCTCGCCCGCCTGCTCGCGGGCAGCGAGGGGACACTCGCCATCATCACGGCGGCGACCGTCTCGCTCGAACCCCTCCCGGAGACGAAAGCAATCGGCCTGTTGACCTACGACGACCTACTCGACGCGATGGAGGACGTGGCGCCGATTCTGGAGCACGACCCCGCCGCGGTGGAGGTGATGGACGACGTGTTGCTCGATCTGGCACGGGAGACGGCCGAGTTCCAAGACGTGGTCGGGATGCTCCCCGAGGGGACGGATTCGGTCCTGCTCGTGGAGTTCTACGCCGACAGCGACGACGAGGGTCGACGCAAAGTGGCGGATCTGATCGCCGACCGGGTGCCCGGCGGCGAGTCCGACGCGGACCCGTCGGCCGGCGCCGCGGACCTGACGGCAGACTCCCGGCGCGCCCGGGCGGCGATGGAGGCCCACGACGCCGAGACGCGGGAGAAGTTCTGGAAGATGCGCAAATCCGGTCTCCCGATCCTGCTTTCCCGCACCAGCGACGCCAAACACATCGCGTTCATCGAGGACACCGCCATCCCGGCCGAGAACCTGCCCGCCTACGTCGCGGACTTCCAGGAGATCCTCGACGATCACGACACCTTCGCCAGCTACTACGCCCACGCCGGCCCGGGCGTCCTCCACATCCGCCCGCTGGTCAACACGAAGACGGTCGACGGCATCGAGACGATGGAGTCTATCGCCGACGCCGCGACCGATCTGGTCGTGAAATACGACGGCTCGGTGTCGGGCGAACACGGCGACGGCCGGGCGCGCACCCAGTGGAACCGGAAGCTGTACGGCGACCACCTCTGGCAGGTGTTCCGCGACCTGAAGACCGCCGTCGATCCCGACTGGCTGCTCAATCCCGGAAACATCTGCGGCGACGCCGACATGACCGAACATCTCCGGTTCGACGCCGACTACGAGTTCGACGCCGGCTTCGACCCCGCCTTGGAGTGGGACAACGAGAACGGCCTCCAGGGCATGGTCGAACTCTGTCACGGCTGTGGCGGTTGTCGCGGTCCACAGGAGACGACCGGCGGCGTCATGTGCCCAACCTACCGCGCCAGCCAGGAGGAAATCACCGCCACCCGCGGCCGGGCCAACCTGCTCAGACAGGCCATGAGCGGGAACCTCGACGACGAGGCCACCGACGTGGAGTTCATGCACGAGGTGCTCGACCTCTGTATCGGCTGTAAGGGCTGTTCGAAGGACTGCCCCAGCGAGGTCGACCTCGCGAAACTGAAAGCGGAGGTGACACACGAACACCACCAGCGCCACGGCTCCAGCCTCCGGGACGAACTGTTCGCGAACATCGACGCGCTGAACGCGCTCGGATCGAAACTCGCGCCCCTCTCGAACTGGGCGGCGAAGGTGCCCGGCGCCCGCCTGCTGATGGAGAAGACGGTCGGCATCGCGCGGGACCGCTCGCTCCCCACCTTCCACCGCGAGTCGCTGGTCGACTGGTTCGACGCCCGTGGCGGCGCGCGAGTGGGCGAAGACGAGGCCGACCACCGCGTCCTCCTCTTTCCCGACACGTACACGACGTACAACGCGCCGGAGGCGGGGAAGGCGGCGGTTCGCGTCCTCGAAGCCGCCAACGTCCACGTCGAGATTCCCGAGGCCGTGACCGGGAGCGGCCGGCCGCCGTTCTCGAAGGGCTTTCTCGACTTGGCCCGGGAGCAGGCGGCGACGAACGTCGACGCCCTCGCGCCCCGGGTTCGGAACGGCTGGGACGTGGTCGTCGTCGAACCCTCCGACGCCGTAATGTTCCAGTCGGATTATCTGGACCTCCTCTCGGGGCCGGACGTGGAGACGGTGGCCGCCAACAGCTACGGCATCATGGAGTACGTCGACGCCCACCGCCTCGACGAGGCCCTCGACGTCGACGCGCCCGACGAGACGTTGACCTACCACGGCCACTGCCACCAGAAGTCGACACGGAAGGACCACCACGCGGTCGGCGTGTTGCGGCGGGCGGGCTACGGCGTCGACCCCCTCGATTCGGGCTGCTGTGGCATGGCCGGCTCATTCGGCTACGAGGCCGAGCATTTCTCGATGAGCACGGCCATCGGTTCCATCCTGTTCGATCAGATCGACGCCAGTTCGGGCGACCGGGTCGTCGCCCCCGGCGCCTCCTGTCGCACCCAACTCGGCGACCACTACGACGAGAAGCCCCCGACACCCGTCGAGGCGCTGGATCGGGCGCGGCGCTAG
- a CDS encoding helix-turn-helix transcriptional regulator, whose translation MTDLSPVAAVERRIDVLRALDGAPDSKVGVAERVDISRSTAERAMHELATHGFVASSSDGYRVTIPGRLALDAHGQRAARIDAAAAVAPLFDGVSLSFDLDPAVLDGVRVVEAQPHAPTRPVECVSTLVADATHVSAYTGRFLSRHARLYHDRILDGMTGCFLTTERIIERQRTTRPGELQEVIDLGHVSLRRLDRDDPVTLVLAETPDGPEMGLVVYRDESPRGFLGTDDPAATRWARALYERLWTAATPV comes from the coding sequence ATGACCGATCTCTCCCCCGTCGCGGCCGTCGAGCGCCGCATCGACGTGCTTCGCGCGCTCGACGGAGCGCCGGATTCGAAGGTGGGAGTGGCCGAGCGGGTCGACATCTCGCGGTCGACCGCCGAACGGGCGATGCACGAACTGGCGACCCACGGGTTCGTGGCGTCGTCGTCCGACGGGTATCGAGTGACGATTCCGGGGCGACTGGCACTCGACGCCCACGGCCAGCGAGCGGCGCGTATCGACGCCGCGGCCGCCGTTGCTCCCCTGTTCGACGGCGTCTCCCTCTCGTTCGACCTCGATCCGGCCGTCCTCGACGGCGTGCGGGTCGTCGAGGCACAACCCCACGCCCCCACCCGACCGGTCGAATGCGTCTCCACCCTCGTCGCCGACGCCACCCACGTCTCGGCGTACACCGGGCGGTTTCTCTCGCGCCACGCCCGGCTTTACCACGACCGGATACTCGACGGCATGACCGGCTGCTTCCTGACGACGGAACGCATCATCGAGCGACAGCGGACGACGCGGCCCGGGGAGTTGCAGGAAGTGATCGACCTCGGCCACGTGTCGCTCCGCCGTCTCGACCGGGACGACCCCGTGACGCTCGTTCTCGCGGAGACGCCCGACGGCCCCGAGATGGGGCTGGTCGTCTACCGCGACGAGTCGCCGCGGGGCTTTCTCGGCACCGACGACCCCGCGGCGACGCGGTGGGCGCGCGCGCTCTACGAGCGGCTGTGGACGGCGGCGACGCCCGTCTAG
- a CDS encoding thiol-disulfide oxidoreductase DCC family protein: MTSPETVLIYDGDCAYCSVAARALRNLPSTGSISWYDDAAQTFLDAQYGETPFAMFLVDAARGRVYAGRSAAQELADRAGTPGVVGALVRDNYDHIANVVGRLSGRGRDPDDYHGVSRLDDAARERFPALATAAASPDAPTGRR, translated from the coding sequence ATGACGAGTCCCGAGACGGTGCTGATCTACGACGGCGACTGCGCCTACTGCTCCGTGGCGGCGCGGGCGCTCCGCAACCTCCCGTCGACCGGCTCGATTTCGTGGTACGACGACGCGGCACAGACCTTCCTCGACGCGCAGTACGGCGAGACGCCGTTCGCCATGTTCCTCGTCGACGCCGCACGGGGACGGGTGTACGCCGGACGGTCCGCGGCCCAAGAACTCGCCGACCGGGCCGGTACCCCCGGAGTCGTCGGGGCGCTCGTCCGGGACAACTACGACCACATCGCGAACGTCGTTGGGCGTCTCTCCGGCCGCGGCCGCGACCCGGACGACTACCACGGCGTCTCCCGACTCGACGACGCCGCCCGGGAGCGGTTCCCGGCGCTCGCCACGGCCGCGGCGTCCCCCGACGCACCGACCGGCCGTCGATGA
- a CDS encoding GIY-YIG nuclease family protein translates to MTGGTYTLLLALPEAVELDVGALGSHALSPGAYAYTGSALGSGGFARVDRHRRLAAGESDTRHWHVDYLLGHPATELRTVVTSPGVDAECDIAGRLPAGPVAGFGASDCGCRSHLAGNDDVEQLRATVESAHRAVRRSG, encoded by the coding sequence ATGACCGGGGGCACGTACACCCTCCTGCTCGCGCTTCCCGAGGCGGTCGAACTCGACGTGGGTGCGCTCGGCTCACACGCCCTCTCCCCCGGCGCGTACGCCTATACCGGGAGCGCCCTCGGGAGCGGCGGCTTCGCCCGCGTCGACCGGCACCGCCGCCTCGCGGCCGGCGAGAGCGACACCCGGCACTGGCACGTCGACTACCTGCTCGGCCACCCAGCCACCGAACTCCGCACCGTCGTCACGTCGCCCGGCGTCGACGCCGAGTGCGACATCGCCGGCCGGCTCCCCGCCGGTCCCGTCGCTGGCTTCGGCGCCTCGGACTGTGGCTGCCGCTCGCATCTGGCGGGCAACGACGACGTCGAGCAGTTGCGGGCGACGGTCGAATCGGCACACCGGGCGGTCAGGCGGTCGGGATGA